In a genomic window of Spirosoma agri:
- a CDS encoding MGMT family protein: MPEQRDYFQEVYEVVRLVPKGRVTTYGSIARYLSLRAGARMVGWAMNGSHSHPDVPAHRVVNSVGVLTGKHFFGGPTIMQQLLEDEGVKVEDDRVVDFKTRLWDPSTELGL, from the coding sequence ATGCCCGAACAGCGCGATTATTTCCAGGAGGTTTATGAAGTTGTACGGCTGGTTCCGAAAGGACGGGTTACAACGTATGGCTCCATCGCCCGTTACCTGAGCCTCCGCGCGGGTGCCCGGATGGTTGGCTGGGCCATGAACGGCTCACATAGTCACCCAGATGTACCGGCTCATCGCGTTGTCAATAGCGTCGGTGTGTTGACCGGCAAGCATTTTTTCGGTGGGCCAACCATCATGCAGCAATTGCTCGAAGATGAAGGGGTTAAAGTCGAGGATGACCGAGTGGTAGACTTCAAAACCCGACTCTGGGACCCATCGACCGAATTGGGTCTGTAA